DNA from Halorarum salinum:
CCTGTTCACCCACGTCACGCTCGTTCCCTACTCGAAGAACGGCGAGCAGAAGACGAAGCCGACCCAGCACTCCGTGAAGGAACTGCGGAGCATCGGTCTCCAGCCCGACATCGTCGTCGGGCGCTGTGACGACAGGCTCGACCCCGAGACGAAGGAGAAGATCGCGCTGTTCGGCGACGTGCCGACCGAGGCCGTCTTCTCGAACCCGGACGTCGAGGACGTCTATCACGTCCCGCTCGTCGTCGAGGAGGAGGGGCTCGACGAGTACGTGATGGAGCGACTCGACCTGACGGCCGAGGCGCTCCCACCGGGGGAACGCGAGAACACCTGGCGCGAACTCGTCACGCGCGAGCGGACGGGCGAGGTCGACATCGCGCTGGTCGGCAAGTACGACCTCGAGGACGCCTACATGTCGGTCCACGAGGCGCTGAAGCACGCCGGCCTGGAGCGCGGCGTCGACGTGAACGTCCGGTGGGTGAACTCCGACGAGATGCTCGAGCACCACGACGAGCGCCTCCGGGAGGCCGACGGCGTCGTCGTCCCCGGCGGCTTCGGCTCGCGGGGCACCGCCGGGAAGATCGAGGCGATCAGGTACGCCCGCGAGCACGACGTCCCGTTCCTCGGACTCTGTCTCGGCTTCCAGATGGCGGTCGTCGAGCACGCGCGGAACGTCCTCGGTCTGGAGGGCGCCCACTCCGCGGAACTCGACCCCGAGACGCCCCATCCGGTCATCGACCTCCTGCCCGAACAGGCGGACGAGGACGACATGGGCGGGACGATGCGTCTCGGCGCCCACGGGACGGACATCCGGCCCGGGTCGCTCGCCTCCCGCGTGTACGGCGCGGACTCCTGCACCGAACGGCACCGCCACCGCTACGAGGTGAACCCCGAGTACATCGAGGACCTGGAGGCCGGCGACCTGACCTTCTCCGGGACGGCCGGCCGCCGGATGGAGATCTTGGAGCGCGAGAACCACCCGTACTTCCTCGGGACGCAGTTCCACCCGGAGTTCCGCTCGCGCCCGGACCGCGCCAGTCCGCCGTTCGTCGGCCTGCTCGACGCGGTGCTGGAGCGGACCGATCCCCGGCGCTGTGACGGGACCGGCGGGGAAGCCGACGGGAGGGGGGGCGAGGGCGGACACGCGGGGGTGACCCTCTGATGGTCGACGCCGACGCCTTCGTCGAGGAGGCCACCGCCGAGATCGGCGACGAGGTCGGCGACGCCAACGCCGTCATCGCGCTCTCGGGCGGGGTCGACTCCTCGGTCGCGGCGGCGCTCGCGTACCGCGCGCTCGGCGACCGGCTCACCCCGGTGTACGTCGACACCGGGCTGATGCGCAAGGGCGAGACCGAGGCCATCCGCGAGACGTTCTCGTTCATGGACTCCCTGCGGGTCGTGGAGGCCCAGGACCGCTTCCTCGACGCGCTGGCGGGCGTGACCGACCCAGAGGAGAAGCGCAACGTCATCGGCGAGGGGTTCATCCGCGAGTTCGAGCGCGAGGCGAGGGAGGCCGACGCGGACTACCTCGTCCAGGGGACCATCTACCCCGACCGCATCGAGAGCGAGGGGAACATCAAGTCCCACCACAACGTCGGCGGGCTTCCGGACGTCGTGGACTTCGAGGGCATCGTCGAACCGGTCCGCGACCTGTACAAGGACGAGGTCCGCGAGGTCGCCCGCGCGCTCGACCTGGAGGAGGTCGTCTCCGAGCGCATGCCGTTCCCGGGCCCCGGCCTGGCCGTCCGCGTCGTCGGCGAGGTGACCCGCGAGAAGGTCGCGGTCGCCCGCGAGGCGTGTCACGTCGTCGAGGAGGAGACCGAGGAGCACGACCCCTGGCAGGCGTTCGCCGCCGTGCTCGGCAAGGCGACGGGCGTGAAGGGCGACAACCGCGTCCACGGCTGGGTGGTGACGGTTCGGTCGGTCGAGTCGCGCGACGGGATGACCGCCCGAGCCCAGGAACTCCCCTGGGAGACGCTCCAGCGCATCCAGTCGCGGATCACCGGGGAGAACGAGAACGTGGCGCGCGTCGTGTACGACGTGACCCACAAGCCGCCCGCGACGATCGAGTACGAGTAGAGTAGTTCGCGGGCTTCGTTTCACGCCGTTTTCGAGTCGATGGTCGCCTCCGAACGTAACCCGATCGCCTCGAAAGCCCCCGGGCGCTCGCTGAGCCCGGACGAAGTAAGCACCGTAGGGAGGCGAGCGAAGCGAGGCCCCGGAGCCGACAGCCGCGGGGGCTTCCGTGACGTTCCCGACGCCGCCGGCGAACCGATTCCGAAGCACGACGAGGGCCGGTCCGAATCGCGAATAACACGGCTTTTCACCGCGCGAACGCTCCACGGACCCATGACAACGAAGACCGCCATCGTCGCCGGTCCCGACGAGGACGACCTCGGGGACGCCCTCGAAGCCCAGGACCTCGAGGTCACCCGACTCGACGGGGTCGTCACCGGCGACGCCCTCCGGGGAGCCGACGTCGACGGCGCCGCGCTGTTCGTCCTCACCGACGTCGGGGAGGCGACGAGCATCGCCGTCGCGAAGGAACTGAACCCGGACGTCCGGGTGGTCGTCTACGCGCGCGAGTCGCTGCCCGAGTTCGCGGCCGCCCAGGCCGACCTCGCGGTCGACCCGGAGCTCCTCGAGGCCGACGTCGTCGCCGAGGAACTCGCCGGATAGCTACGAGGAGACCGCCTCGATCGCCCGTTCGACCCTGTCCGCGCCCTCGGCCGCCTCGTACGCCTCCATGAACGACCGCGCGACGTCGAGCGCGGCGTCCCGCCCGTCAACGTCGGCGACCGGATCCGTGCGGTCCGGGTCGTCGAAGCGGCCGTGAACGACGGCGACGCGCCAGCGGTCGGTGTCGCTGTGCGGGGCGTTCGGCTCCGACGGGAACGCCTGGACGGCCACGTCGGCCCCCTCGCGCTCGAACAGCGAGACGGCGCGGGCGTCGTACTTCCCGGGCGTCGACTCGAGGTCCTCGACGGGCGTCCACCCGGCCGGGAGGCCGGCGTCCTCGTCCGCGGGGTCGGATGCGACCATGCACCCCGGTTGGGCCGCGAGTCACCTAAGCCCGGGGGCGACGGGAAGGTACCGGTAGCCGGTCGCTTAATCGGAGTTAATCCGGCTTCGGAACGCTTCATACCCGGGAATCCGCGTTCGCCGTTTCCCCCTTTTATGGGGTGTGGGGGAGTCGGGGTGGACGCGATGAACGTTCGACGACTACTCACGGTCGCCGTCGCCGCGCTCCTGGTGAGCGCCGGCGCGGGGGCCGCCGCGGCAAGCACAGGGGGGACGACCACGAGCACGGCGACGGCCGACGTCGACTCGTACGAGGCCGACGCCGGCTACGATAACGGCACGGTGACGTTCGTCGTGACCGCGAACGGCTCCGGCGTCGAGGGGCTCGACGTGGCCGTCGACAACGACTCGGTCGGCACCACCGACGCGAACGGGTCGGTGACCTTCGAGACCGACGAGTCGGCCTTCGAGGTGACGGCGACGGGCGAGAACGTCACCGGCGAGTTCGCGTACGAACTCGAGAACGACTCGCTGACGCTCGTCGAGGGCGGCTTCGAGTACGCCGACGAGGGGGACGACGAGGCCGAAAACGAGACGCGCGGCCCGCCGAGTGAGATGCCCGATCAGGCCGCCGAGCGTGCACTGAACGTCCACGCGGTCATCAACGCCTACCTCGCGGGTGACCTCGACGAGAACACGACGCTCGGCGAGGCGCTCCGGGACGTCGCATCCGGCGACAAGTCGCCCGAGGAGGCCGGGGCACCCGCCGACGCGGGCCGACCGGACCACGCCGGCCCACCCGACGACGATGACGACGAGGACCGCGACCGCGGGAAGCCGGACGACGTCGGGCCGCCCCACGACGACGGGGACGATGACGACGGTGAGGACGACGATGACGACGGTGAGGACGACGATGACGACGGTGAGGACGACGATGACGACGACGAAGACGACGAAGACGACGACGGCGACGACCGTGGGAACGGTAACGGGAACGGCCCGCCGTAGTCGCCCCCTCGGACCCACGACGTCGACCGACCGCGTCGAATCGACCGACCACCGACCGACGGACGGCACCTGATCACGGACGCGCCCCGCCGGGGGCGCGACGAGGCACGCGACGGGGCTGCTCCCGCTCGCCGGGACGGGGGGAACCGGACGGGCACCCACCCACGCTTTTGGTCCAGCGGGAACACCTCCCGCCATGGACCGACTCGCCGACGCACTGGCCGAACTCGACCCCGCCGAAGGGACGGTCGAGACGGCCGAACTGGTCGCCACCGACGACGTGCTCGTGAAGGCGTTCGCGCTCGGTCCGGACGCCGAACTCGACCCCCACGAGCACGCCGACAGCACGAACGTCTTCCACGTCGTCCGCGGCACCGTCACGGTGCTCCGGGACGACGAGGAGGAGCCGGTGACGGCGCCGGGCGTCGTGCTCCACGAGCGCGGCGCCGTCCACGGCGCCCGGAACGACACCGACGAGGTCGTCGCGTTCACCGCGAGCCTCTACCCGATGCCCGGCGGGGGGTGAGTTTGAGGAACGGGGTCCGGCGCCGGGCGGCGACGTCGCTTCGCCACTCGCCGATGTCGACTCGAACGGGAAAACTGGCGGCGACTACTCGTCCACGACGACGGCGTTCACCTGGCCGGACTGCCCCGGCCGGGAGGTGACGCGCGCGCGTCCGGCGCTCGTCTCGATGACGGCGCCCTTCGTGATGATGTTCCGGCGAACGTAGTTCACGTTCGAGGGGTTCTCGACGACGTCCTCGATCTCCGCCTCGGTCGTCTCGCCGCCGTCGGTCACCTGCGCGACGTTCGTCGAGAGCGCGCGGACCTTCTCGCCCGTGCCGCGGGAGGCGACGGTCTGGAACCGGGGCTCGCCGACGGTCGTCTCCGCCGGCTCGCGGCCGAGCTGGTGGCGCTTCTTGTTGCGGAGCGTTCGGCGTCGACCGCCGGTGCGCTTTCGCTTCTGACGGCCGCTCTGATCCTTCATACCAGTACGGACCGGCGGCGGCTACTTGAATCGCTCGACTCCCGTCTCGGGTCCCTACGCGCCCGCTGGCGACCGTTCTTCGGGGGAGCGGGCCGGTCAGGGCTCGTCGGCGTCCTCGATGCCGCCGCCGGCGATCCGGAACCGTGCGGTCCCGCCGGCGGGCTGTGAGCGGTGCTTCTCGAGGGTCGCGCGACGGTTCCCACCCCTGTATCGGTCGAGTCGGACGACGACGCCGGTCCAGTGTTCGAGCGTGTTCCCCCCGAGCGGGCGGATCCGGTCGGCGTCCGGGTCGGTGAACACCTGGTTGGTGACGAGGACCGCGAGGTCGTGCTTGCGGGCGAGCGAGAGGAGGTGGGTGATCTGGGTCGCGACCGTCCGCAGCGACTCGCCGCCCTCCTGGTCGCCGGTGCGTTCGAGCCGGTAGAAGCCCGTCGCCGAGTCGAGCACGACGAGGTCGACCGACTCGGCGAACCCCTCGGCGTCCCTGACCGCCTCCCCCTGCTCCTCGAAGGAGAGCGCCTCGGTGACGATGAGCCGCGAGGCGACCTCCTCGACCGGCTCGTCCGTCCGCGCCTCGACGATCTGCCGGAACCGCTCCATCGACAGGTCCTCCGTGTCGACGTACAGCACGGCGTCGCCGGCGATGGCCGCCTCCGCGGCGGCGGTCAGCGCGACGTTCGTCTTGCCGGCCGCGGGCGGGCCGTACAGCTGCGTGACGACGCCGCGCTCGATGCCGCCGCCGAGGAGGGTGTCGAGGGCGTCGGAGCCGGTGGTGAGCGGGTCGGACACGGCCCGTTCTCGGTCGTCATCGCTTAAGAAGTCCCCGGACTACGGGGGGAGACCGCGGCGCCGGCGGTCCCGCACCGCCGACACGGTAAAGCCGTCGAAGCGACGTAGAACCGGGTAGTGATCGTCGTCGCCACCGAGGACTTCGCCCTCTATCACGCCGCGGTCGGAGAGCTCCGCGACCGCGGGGCTACCTTCACCACCGTCGAACCCGGCGCGGACCTGCCCGAGCGCGCGGACGTCGTCGTCTCGGCGGCCGAGGACGGCGTCTCCTACGAGGACGACGACGTCGAACACGTCACCACGACCGCCGACGACGTTCGGAGCGGCGTGGCCGCCGCCCTCGGCGTGCTCCGCGGTGGCGACGACCGCCTCGTCCTCGGCGTCGACCCCGGCGAGCGGCCGGGCATCGCGGTGCTCTCGGGCGAGACGGTCGTCGCGGCCTACCACGTCCCGGTGGCCGACGCGGTAGAGGCCATCCGCGGGGAGGTCGCGGGCGAACCCGACGCGCTCGTCCGCATCGGCGACGGCGCCCGACTCGAGGGCGCGCGCATCGTGAACGACCTGGAGGACGTGAGCGTCGAACTCGTCGACGAGACCGGGACCACCCCGTCGCTCGGCGCGGGCGCGACGGGGAAGGGGATGGCCGACGTGCTCGCGGCGGTCAACATCGCCGGACGGGAGGGTGACCGCATCGAGACGCGCGACCTCGCTCCCACGCCCGGCGAGATCCAGCGCGTGAAGAACGAGTCGCGCGAGCGCTCGGACGGCGAGGTGACCATCGGCGAGTCGCTCGCGCGGCAGGTCGCGCTCGGCGACCTCACGCTGGAGGAGGCGCTGGCCGAACAGCGGGAGGAGTAGCGACCCGTCCCGACGGCGAAGGCTAGCTACTCGTCCCCGACGAACACGGTTTTCACGCGGCTTCCGCACGCCGGGCAGTTCAGCGTCTGCCACGCGTCGGGGTCGAGTCCGCCCGTCGTCCTCGACCTGACCGCCCGCTCGAGGCCGAACCGCTCGCCGCAGTTGGGACATTCGTAGGCGTCGTCCGTCCGGGCTTCGTCCCCGGCCCTTCCGTCGTCTCCATCCCCGTTCCCGCCGTCACGCTCCCCGCCGCTCATCGCTCGCGGGCGGCCGCCTCGGCGCGGCGCATCACCTCGCGGGTCGGGACGCCCGACTCGCGGGCCGCCGCCGCGGCGTCGTCGTACTCGGCGCTCACGTCGTACACCTCGCCGTCGACGTCCGAGGCCACCTTGACGGCGACGTCGAAGGAGCCTCCCCCGAGTTCGAGTTCGACCGTCTCGAACTCGCGCTCGGCGATCCAGCGGTGGCTCGCGCCGCCCTCCCGCACGCCGAGGGTGCCGGTCTCCTCGGCCAGTCTGCGGGCGACCGCCTCGGCGTCCTCGGGCTTGCAGACGACCTTCACGAGGTGTCCCGGGCGGGACTTCTTCATCGTCGCCGGGAGGACCGCGACGTCGAGCGCGCCGACCTCCCGGAGCGCCCCGTGGAGACCGCCGAGCACCTCCGGCGTCGCGTCGTCGAGGTTCGTCTCGAGGACCGCGACGTCGTCGCGGACGAGGCCCGCACGGCCGGTCGAGGCCGTGGCGGGTTCGATCTCGCCGCCGTCGGCGGCCTCGCCGACGATGGCGCGGAGGACGTTCGGTCGGTCCGGGAAGTCGTAGCCACCGGCGCCGTAGCCGGACTCCGCGACGCGGAGCGGCGGCAGGCGGTCGGTCCCGTCGGCGAAGTGTGCGAGGATGGCCGCGCCGGTCGGGGTGAGCAGTTCGGCGTCGACCGGACCGCCGCGGAGCGACCAGTCGGCCCGCTCGGCGATCTCGACGACCGCGGGGACCGGGACCGGGTAGACGCCGTGGCTGAACTCGACCTCGCCGTCGCCGGTCGCGAGCGGCGTCGTGACGACGTGCTCCGGCGCGAGGTCCGCGAACAGGAGACAGCAGCCGACCACGTCCGCGATGGCGTCGTCCGCGCCGACCTCGTGGAAGTGCGTGTCCGCGAGCGGCTTGCCGTGGACCGAGGACTCGGCCTCGCCCAGGACCTCGAAGGTCGCGAGCGCGTCCGACTCGACGGGTTCCGGGAGGCCCATCCCCTCCACGAACTCGACGACCTCGGCGTAGGTGCGCTGCGGGCCGTGACCCTCCGCGCCGTGGTCGTGATCGTGGCCGTGCGAGCGTCCGTGGCTGTCGTCGTGCGAATGGTCGTGCGAGTGGTGTTCACCGTTTCCGTGGGAGTGGTCGTGGCCGCGGTAGTGATCGTGTGCGTCGTCGTGCCCGTGTGCCTCCCCGTCCTCCCCGCCGTCGGCCCGCGCCTCGTCGTGGACGACGTGTGCGCGGGTCGCCGCGATGCCGCACTTCTCGACGGTCTCGAACTCGTAGGTGACCGGCAGCGCGTCCTCGACCGGGTCCAGCACCGCCGGGTCTGCGCCGGCCGCGACGAGCGCGCCGAGCAACATGTCCCCGGCGGCACCCATCCGGCCGTCGAAGGCGAGCGTTCGCATACCCCCACCGAGGGGGCCCGGGGTAAAGGCGGTACCGTCACGGACGTGTTTCCCCACGGTTCGGAGTCGGCGTCTGCCGCACGTCATCCGGTGACCCGATGCTGTTTTGGGCCCCCGCCCCATACCGTGTCATATCGTGGCACGCCCCGTCGCGAACGGACGGCGAGTGGCGGTAGCAAAGCACTTAACCGCGAACGTGGCGGACAACCCCCACACGAACACCCCGTCCCCCAACACATGAACGAAGTCCAACTCGAAGTTGCGAAAGCCTACCCGAACGACTCGGGGCGCGGCATCGCGCGTCTCGACCCCGACACCCTGCTCCACCTGAAGCTCTCCCCCGGTGACATCATCGAGATCGAGGGCGCGGAGACGACCGCCGCGAAAGTGTGGCGCGCCGACCGGCAGGACTGGAACACCGACACCGTCCGCATCGACGGGTTCACCCGCCAGAACGCCGACGTCGGCATCGGCGAGCGGGTCACCATCCGCAAGGCCGAGGCGACGAAGGCCGAGAGCCTGACGCTCGCTCCCCCCGAGGAGGCGTCGGTCCAGTTCGGCTCGGACGCGGCGGGCATGGTGAAACGACAGATCCTCAAGCGGCCGGTCGTCGAGCGCGACATCGTCCCCGTGATGTCGAGCACGAACCACCCGTTCATGCGCTCGCCCGGCCAGGCCATCCCGCTCATCGCGGTCGACACCGAGCCGGAGGGCGTCGTCCTCATCACCGAGGACACCGAGGTCGAACTCCGCGAGGAGCCCATCTCCGGGTTCGAGAAGACGGGGGGCGGCATCACCTACGAGGACATCGGCGGCCTCCAGGGCGAGATCCAGCGCGTGCGGGAGATGGTCGAACTCCCGATGAAGCACCCGCAGATCTTCCAGAAACTCGGCATCGAGCCGCCCCAGGGCGTCCTGCTTCACGGCCCGCCCGGCACCGGGAAGACGCTGCTCGCCAAGGCGGTCGCCAACGAGACGAGCGCCTCGTTCTTCTCCATCGCGGGCCCCGAGATCATCTCGAAGTACTACGGCGAGTCCGAACAGCAGCTCCGGGAGATCTTCGAGGACGCGAAGGACGACTCACCGTCGATCATCTTCATCGACGAACTGGACTCCATCGCGCCCAAACGCGAGGACGTCACCGGCGAGGTCGAGCGCCGCGTCGTCGCCCAGTTGCTGACGATGATGGACGGGCTGGAGACGCGGGGACAGGTCATCGTCATCGCGGCGACGAACCGCGTCGACTCGGTCGACCCCGCGCTCCGCCGACCCGGCCGCTTCGATCGCGAGATCGAGATCGGCGTGCCGGACGAGTCCGGCCGCAAGGAGGTGCTGCAGATCCACACCCGGGGGATGCCGCTCTCGGACGACGTGAACCTCGACCGCCTGGCCGACGAGACGCACGGCTTCGTCGGCGCCGACATCGAGAGCCTGACGAAGGAGGCCGCGATGAAGGCGCTCCGCCGGTACCTCCCCGAGATCGACCTCGACGAGGAGGACATCCCGCCGAGCCTCATCGACCGGATGATCGTCAAGCGGAGCGACTTCCACGGGGCGCTCGCCGACGTCGAGCCCTCGGCGATGCGGGAGGTGCTCGTCGAACTCCCGAAGATCACCTGGGACGACGTGGGCGGCCTGGAGGACCCCAAACAGAAGGTGAAGGAGGCCGTCGAGTGGCCGCTCTCCGACCCCGAGAAGTTCGACCGGATGGGCGTGGAGGCGCCGAAGGGCATCCTGCTGTACGGCCCGCCCGGCACCGGGAAGACGCTGATGGCGAAGGCCGTCGCCAGCGAGACGAACGCGAACTTCATCTCCGTCAGGGGGCCACAGCTCCTCTCGAAGTGGGTCGGCGAGTCCGAGAAGGCGATCCGGCAGACGTTCCGGAAGGCCCGGCAGGTCTCCCCGACCATCATCTTCTTCGACGAGTTGGACAGCCTCGCGCCCAGCCGCGGGCAGGAGATGGGCAACAACGTCTCCGAGCGCGTCGTCAACCAGCTGCTCACCGAGCTCGACGGGCTGGAGGAGATGGGCGACGTGATGGTCATCGGCGCGAGCAACCGGCCGGACATGATCGACCCGGCGCTGATCCGCTCGGGTCGGTTCGACCGCCTCGTGATGATCGGCCAGCCGGACGAGGAGGGTCGCGAGCAGATCCTCAAGATCCACACCGGCGACACGCCGCTGGCGCCCGACGTGAGCCTCCGCGAACTCGCGGAGATCACCGACGGCTACGTCGGCTCCGACCTGGAGTCGATCGCCCGCGAGGCCGCCATCGAGGCGCTCCGGGAGGACGACGACGCCGAGGAGGTCGGGATGCGACACTTCCGCCAGGCGATGGAGAGCGTTCGTCCGACGATCACCGACGACATCCTGAGCTACTACGAGGGCGTCGAGGAGCAGTTCAAGGGCGGCGGGACGGACTCGCTGCGCAGGGACCAGGGCGGCCGGATCGGGTTCCAGTAGAACCTCTTTTGCCGGGGGCGCGCTCGCTCGTCGACCCCCCGCAAAACCCGGTGATGCCAAAACGCCGCCCGCTGGTGCCGACTGCGGTCGGTCAGTCGGCTTCGTTTCCGTCCGGAGCGTTCTCTCGCCGGCCGGTTCCGATCGCGCTCCGCCGGTCCGAGCGATCGGAACGGACGGAGCGCACGCTGATCGCTCCTGTACCTCCAGGAGTCCGGCGTGAAACGGCAGTTCTCCGTCTGAGCCCGTGACCCCGCTTGGTAAGTATCGGGACCGTATCTCGACGGAATCCGCACCGTAATTCGACGGCAATCCGTGAGTAGGCACATGGCCGAACGCGTCGTTAGGCGGACATAAGATGGCGAAACCGGATTCGCGACGGGAGCAGCGTTCGGCGGCATCGACCCGACGGTGCTGGTCGCGGTGAACGTGATACTCGCGTCAGCTGGCGGGTTCACCCCGACGCGGCGGGCGATCCTCGAGCACATCGAGGCCCACCCCGGGGTGCATTTCAGCGAGCTCGTCCGGAACCTCGACGTCGCGTC
Protein-coding regions in this window:
- a CDS encoding CTP synthase, giving the protein MPIEETGYDPSLGRKFIFVTGGVMSGLGKGITAASTGRLLANAGFDVTAVKIDPYLNVDAGTMNPYQHGEVYVLKDGGEVDLDLGNYERFLGVDMTSDHNVTTGKTYQHVIEKERAGDYLGKTVQVIPHVTDDIKRRIREAAEGTDVCIVEIGGTVGDIEGMPYLEALRQFAHEEPEDNVLFTHVTLVPYSKNGEQKTKPTQHSVKELRSIGLQPDIVVGRCDDRLDPETKEKIALFGDVPTEAVFSNPDVEDVYHVPLVVEEEGLDEYVMERLDLTAEALPPGERENTWRELVTRERTGEVDIALVGKYDLEDAYMSVHEALKHAGLERGVDVNVRWVNSDEMLEHHDERLREADGVVVPGGFGSRGTAGKIEAIRYAREHDVPFLGLCLGFQMAVVEHARNVLGLEGAHSAELDPETPHPVIDLLPEQADEDDMGGTMRLGAHGTDIRPGSLASRVYGADSCTERHRHRYEVNPEYIEDLEAGDLTFSGTAGRRMEILERENHPYFLGTQFHPEFRSRPDRASPPFVGLLDAVLERTDPRRCDGTGGEADGRGGEGGHAGVTL
- the guaA gene encoding glutamine-hydrolyzing GMP synthase, with translation MVDADAFVEEATAEIGDEVGDANAVIALSGGVDSSVAAALAYRALGDRLTPVYVDTGLMRKGETEAIRETFSFMDSLRVVEAQDRFLDALAGVTDPEEKRNVIGEGFIREFEREAREADADYLVQGTIYPDRIESEGNIKSHHNVGGLPDVVDFEGIVEPVRDLYKDEVREVARALDLEEVVSERMPFPGPGLAVRVVGEVTREKVAVAREACHVVEEETEEHDPWQAFAAVLGKATGVKGDNRVHGWVVTVRSVESRDGMTARAQELPWETLQRIQSRITGENENVARVVYDVTHKPPATIEYE
- a CDS encoding DUF7126 family protein is translated as MTTKTAIVAGPDEDDLGDALEAQDLEVTRLDGVVTGDALRGADVDGAALFVLTDVGEATSIAVAKELNPDVRVVVYARESLPEFAAAQADLAVDPELLEADVVAEELAG
- a CDS encoding cupin domain-containing protein: MDRLADALAELDPAEGTVETAELVATDDVLVKAFALGPDAELDPHEHADSTNVFHVVRGTVTVLRDDEEEPVTAPGVVLHERGAVHGARNDTDEVVAFTASLYPMPGGG
- a CDS encoding 30S ribosomal protein S8e, yielding MKDQSGRQKRKRTGGRRRTLRNKKRHQLGREPAETTVGEPRFQTVASRGTGEKVRALSTNVAQVTDGGETTEAEIEDVVENPSNVNYVRRNIITKGAVIETSAGRARVTSRPGQSGQVNAVVVDE
- the radB gene encoding DNA repair and recombination protein RadB, with amino-acid sequence MSDPLTTGSDALDTLLGGGIERGVVTQLYGPPAAGKTNVALTAAAEAAIAGDAVLYVDTEDLSMERFRQIVEARTDEPVEEVASRLIVTEALSFEEQGEAVRDAEGFAESVDLVVLDSATGFYRLERTGDQEGGESLRTVATQITHLLSLARKHDLAVLVTNQVFTDPDADRIRPLGGNTLEHWTGVVVRLDRYRGGNRRATLEKHRSQPAGGTARFRIAGGGIEDADEP
- the larC gene encoding nickel pincer cofactor biosynthesis protein LarC, coding for MRTLAFDGRMGAAGDMLLGALVAAGADPAVLDPVEDALPVTYEFETVEKCGIAATRAHVVHDEARADGGEDGEAHGHDDAHDHYRGHDHSHGNGEHHSHDHSHDDSHGRSHGHDHDHGAEGHGPQRTYAEVVEFVEGMGLPEPVESDALATFEVLGEAESSVHGKPLADTHFHEVGADDAIADVVGCCLLFADLAPEHVVTTPLATGDGEVEFSHGVYPVPVPAVVEIAERADWSLRGGPVDAELLTPTGAAILAHFADGTDRLPPLRVAESGYGAGGYDFPDRPNVLRAIVGEAADGGEIEPATASTGRAGLVRDDVAVLETNLDDATPEVLGGLHGALREVGALDVAVLPATMKKSRPGHLVKVVCKPEDAEAVARRLAEETGTLGVREGGASHRWIAEREFETVELELGGGSFDVAVKVASDVDGEVYDVSAEYDDAAAAARESGVPTREVMRRAEAAARER
- a CDS encoding CDC48 family AAA ATPase, whose product is MNEVQLEVAKAYPNDSGRGIARLDPDTLLHLKLSPGDIIEIEGAETTAAKVWRADRQDWNTDTVRIDGFTRQNADVGIGERVTIRKAEATKAESLTLAPPEEASVQFGSDAAGMVKRQILKRPVVERDIVPVMSSTNHPFMRSPGQAIPLIAVDTEPEGVVLITEDTEVELREEPISGFEKTGGGITYEDIGGLQGEIQRVREMVELPMKHPQIFQKLGIEPPQGVLLHGPPGTGKTLLAKAVANETSASFFSIAGPEIISKYYGESEQQLREIFEDAKDDSPSIIFIDELDSIAPKREDVTGEVERRVVAQLLTMMDGLETRGQVIVIAATNRVDSVDPALRRPGRFDREIEIGVPDESGRKEVLQIHTRGMPLSDDVNLDRLADETHGFVGADIESLTKEAAMKALRRYLPEIDLDEEDIPPSLIDRMIVKRSDFHGALADVEPSAMREVLVELPKITWDDVGGLEDPKQKVKEAVEWPLSDPEKFDRMGVEAPKGILLYGPPGTGKTLMAKAVASETNANFISVRGPQLLSKWVGESEKAIRQTFRKARQVSPTIIFFDELDSLAPSRGQEMGNNVSERVVNQLLTELDGLEEMGDVMVIGASNRPDMIDPALIRSGRFDRLVMIGQPDEEGREQILKIHTGDTPLAPDVSLRELAEITDGYVGSDLESIAREAAIEALREDDDAEEVGMRHFRQAMESVRPTITDDILSYYEGVEEQFKGGGTDSLRRDQGGRIGFQ